One genomic region from Mycoplasmopsis columbina encodes:
- the argS gene encoding arginine--tRNA ligase, which yields MNKITIKEKLLEELKHIAKELKIEREPFLIEPKAYADLTTNMAMGNKGQNPHELAEAIVKALEPKMKALHLKNVEIAGPGFLNFFLTEESLVEGLNDVLAKGKDYGKGNKKGKINIEFVSANPTGYLHVGHARNAAIGSTVANILEFAGMDVTREYYINDAGVQINLLAESLFARYQQNFDANYELPEGGYRGEDIVWAAGEMFKKHGDKYKGVKLEGEILETFKKEGVELFLSAIDEDLKKFGVWFDIWYSEKSLYNNDAILIKEAIKKLNNTYEKDGATWLKTTSNGDDKDRVLIKSDGTYTYFTPDIAYHNIKFERTGEDAIIMNVWGADHSGYIKRMQTAMKNLGYKPENLIVLCMQLVRLMKNGSEFKMSKRRGTSFFLRELIDLVGKDSARFILLDRTYNSKLDFDIDIATSKTNDNPAVLVQYANARAHALLSKSSLDFETLKAEKFENEQDEKLISTILEFPEIVLKSADKYMTNLLTQYLIKLAKEFNSWYSNSDKIIGHKNEASLLALVKAVHITLENGMRLIEISTPHKM from the coding sequence ATGAATAAAATTACGATTAAAGAAAAATTATTAGAAGAATTAAAGCATATTGCAAAAGAGTTAAAAATTGAAAGAGAACCTTTTTTAATTGAACCTAAGGCTTATGCTGATTTAACAACTAACATGGCTATGGGAAATAAAGGTCAAAATCCACATGAATTAGCAGAAGCAATTGTTAAAGCACTTGAACCAAAAATGAAAGCGTTGCATTTAAAAAATGTAGAAATTGCTGGCCCTGGGTTTTTAAACTTTTTCTTAACTGAAGAATCTCTTGTTGAAGGATTAAACGATGTTTTAGCAAAAGGTAAGGATTACGGAAAAGGTAATAAAAAAGGCAAAATTAACATTGAGTTTGTTTCAGCAAATCCAACAGGTTATTTACACGTTGGGCATGCTAGAAATGCAGCAATTGGTTCAACAGTTGCTAACATTTTAGAATTTGCGGGAATGGATGTGACCCGTGAATATTACATTAATGATGCTGGTGTACAAATTAATCTTTTAGCAGAATCACTTTTTGCCAGATATCAACAAAACTTTGATGCTAACTATGAATTACCAGAAGGCGGATATAGAGGAGAAGATATTGTTTGAGCAGCTGGTGAAATGTTTAAAAAACATGGTGATAAATATAAAGGTGTCAAACTAGAGGGTGAAATTTTAGAAACATTTAAAAAAGAAGGTGTTGAACTCTTTTTAAGTGCTATTGATGAAGACTTGAAAAAATTTGGAGTTTGATTTGATATTTGATACAGTGAAAAATCACTTTACAATAATGATGCAATTTTAATTAAAGAAGCAATTAAAAAACTTAACAATACATATGAAAAAGATGGTGCAACTTGATTAAAAACTACAAGCAATGGTGATGATAAAGACCGTGTTTTAATTAAAAGCGATGGAACATATACATACTTTACTCCAGATATTGCATATCACAACATTAAGTTTGAGAGAACAGGCGAAGATGCAATTATAATGAACGTATGAGGTGCTGATCACTCTGGTTACATTAAAAGAATGCAAACTGCTATGAAAAACTTAGGTTATAAACCAGAAAACTTAATTGTACTTTGTATGCAACTTGTAAGATTGATGAAAAATGGTTCAGAATTCAAAATGTCTAAGAGAAGAGGAACATCATTCTTCTTAAGAGAATTAATTGATCTTGTTGGAAAAGACAGTGCAAGATTTATTCTTTTAGATAGAACTTATAACTCAAAATTGGATTTTGATATTGATATTGCAACAAGCAAAACTAATGACAATCCAGCAGTTTTAGTTCAATATGCCAACGCTAGAGCACATGCATTATTAAGTAAATCTTCATTAGACTTTGAAACTTTAAAAGCTGAAAAATTTGAAAATGAACAAGACGAAAAATTAATTTCAACAATTTTAGAATTTCCAGAAATTGTTCTTAAATCAGCAGACAAATACATGACAAACTTACTTACTCAATATCTAATTAAATTAGCTAAAGAATTTAACTCATGATATTCAAATAGTGACAAAATCATTGGTCACAAAAATGAAGCAAGTTTATTAGCTTTAGTAAAAGCAGTACATATTACTCTTGAAAACGGAATGAGATTAATCGAAATTTCAACTCCACACAAAATGTAA
- a CDS encoding HPr family phosphocarrier protein, with the protein MKEFKAIIIDPIGLHARLASIVSSEALKYKSEIKITLPKFNKEGNLKSIMILLAMNIRKNDEIIVKATGEDEELAIKELEKVFKEANII; encoded by the coding sequence ATGAAAGAATTTAAAGCAATTATTATCGATCCTATTGGGTTACATGCTCGTTTGGCAAGTATTGTTTCTTCTGAAGCACTTAAATACAAAAGCGAAATTAAAATTACTTTACCAAAATTCAACAAAGAGGGTAATTTAAAATCAATTATGATTTTGCTAGCCATGAATATTCGTAAAAACGATGAAATCATTGTTAAAGCAACAGGAGAAGATGAAGAATTAGCTATTAAAGAATTAGAAAAGGTATTCAAAGAAGCTAACATCATTTAG
- a CDS encoding ABC transporter permease subunit: protein MTFARYLFKKIIFSFLAFIIAFFLSYVFFFVVFNNNQKSIIEGFFEFTKNIFYGFGKINNSTIATGFDNSLKLFWQYYQYSFFYIIITLVFSYLIGFFIGLIMGYKNGKLSDNILSLIVFGAVSIPVFILAPLLILVAQNNDLPILFIKASEYGISWMILSMIIPILLLSILPISFIATTTKNTIIKSLLEQYVLQMKAIGLSDYQIFKKAILKNIIADFFAIFIPLLLITISFSFIIERIFQIPGQSLLIINMIEIKEINVLLTFIFWKLFIFLTLDWLNNTIYDTLNNLISTSITQSFWTKKVEYYFKKLIGRKIYE, encoded by the coding sequence ATGACTTTTGCTAGATATTTGTTTAAAAAAATAATATTTTCATTTTTGGCTTTTATCATAGCTTTTTTTCTTAGCTATGTTTTTTTCTTTGTAGTCTTTAACAATAATCAAAAAAGTATAATCGAAGGATTTTTTGAATTTACAAAAAATATTTTCTATGGGTTTGGAAAAATTAATAATTCAACTATTGCAACAGGTTTTGATAATTCCTTAAAATTATTTTGACAATATTATCAATATAGTTTCTTTTACATTATTATTACTTTGGTATTTAGTTACTTAATTGGTTTTTTTATTGGATTAATAATGGGTTATAAAAATGGTAAATTGAGTGATAATATTTTGTCTCTAATTGTTTTTGGTGCTGTTTCTATCCCAGTTTTCATCTTAGCGCCGCTCTTAATTTTAGTTGCTCAAAACAACGATTTACCTATTCTATTTATCAAAGCAAGTGAATATGGCATTAGTTGAATGATCTTATCAATGATAATTCCAATATTACTTCTTTCAATTCTTCCAATTAGTTTTATTGCTACCACAACTAAAAATACTATAATAAAGTCATTATTGGAACAGTATGTGTTACAAATGAAGGCAATTGGTTTAAGTGATTATCAAATTTTTAAAAAAGCTATCCTAAAAAACATTATTGCTGATTTTTTTGCCATATTTATACCTCTATTGCTTATAACAATTAGTTTCAGTTTTATTATTGAAAGAATTTTTCAAATTCCAGGCCAATCTCTATTGATTATTAATATGATTGAAATTAAAGAAATCAATGTTTTACTGACCTTTATTTTTTGAAAACTTTTTATTTTTCTTACTTTGGATTGACTAAATAATACTATTTACGATACTTTAAATAACTTAATTTCAACATCTATTACACAATCATTTTGAACTAAAAAAGTTGAATATTATTTTAAAAAGTTGATAGGGAGAAAAATCTATGAATAA
- a CDS encoding ABC transporter permease subunit produces the protein MNKTANKNKLFHFSNKNSVSFSPSNPENSFKRYLKRFFKKKLNWVILTLFIIFILFVYITSLSYKYSSSQPVKNNELFLDLPNYSLNLIFKKFNLDDPIYRIIKNNNEINPNIIISESFVSDKVNLTYRPYLLLKTIYNENYVLLFGTTSLGISRFSNFINSMSKTILIILGIILIQLIIGVILGTYFAFYSKYAPIKISYFLFNTISLVPFIVLSIIIFKFLGYSDSKYVLVTSLLGFINFFYNAYNETNIIKNKEYINAYKSIGLGNQRIIWKIIIPSIFFSILSTIGENISLNLLILSSLAFFNIPSIETSLNIGNVFRQIIVDKNNVEYIIFVIFNISFFVFITKLLSLKIHLAYNVKGSK, from the coding sequence ATGAATAAAACTGCAAATAAAAACAAATTGTTTCATTTTAGCAATAAAAACAGTGTAAGCTTTTCTCCTTCTAACCCTGAAAATAGTTTTAAAAGATATTTAAAAAGATTTTTTAAGAAAAAATTAAATTGAGTCATTTTAACTTTGTTTATTATTTTTATATTATTTGTATACATAACAAGTTTAAGTTATAAATATTCTTCTTCACAACCAGTAAAAAATAACGAATTATTTCTTGATCTACCTAATTACTCATTAAATTTAATTTTTAAAAAATTTAATTTAGATGATCCTATATACAGAATAATCAAAAATAATAACGAAATTAATCCAAATATTATAATTAGTGAATCTTTTGTTTCGGATAAAGTCAATTTAACCTATAGACCTTATTTATTGTTAAAAACTATATATAATGAAAATTATGTTTTATTATTCGGGACTACTTCTTTAGGAATAAGCAGATTTAGCAATTTTATTAATTCAATGAGTAAAACTATTTTAATAATTTTGGGAATAATATTAATTCAATTGATAATCGGTGTTATTTTAGGCACTTACTTTGCATTTTATTCAAAATATGCACCAATTAAAATAAGTTATTTTTTGTTCAACACAATTAGTCTTGTACCTTTTATTGTCTTAAGTATAATTATCTTTAAATTCCTTGGATATAGCGATTCTAAATACGTTTTAGTAACTTCGCTATTAGGATTTATTAACTTTTTCTACAATGCTTATAATGAAACTAATATTATTAAAAATAAAGAGTATATAAATGCTTATAAATCAATAGGTTTAGGCAATCAAAGAATCATTTGAAAGATAATTATTCCAAGTATCTTTTTCTCAATTTTAAGTACTATTGGAGAAAACATTTCTTTAAATTTATTAATTTTAAGTTCATTAGCTTTTTTTAATATTCCAAGCATAGAAACATCATTAAATATTGGAAATGTATTTAGACAAATTATTGTAGATAAAAACAATGTTGAATATATTATTTTTGTAATTTTTAATATTTCTTTTTTTGTTTTCATTACAAAATTATTAAGTTTAAAAATTCATTTAGCATATAACGTGAAAGGTAGTAAATAA
- a CDS encoding OppA family ABC transporter substrate-binding lipoprotein — translation MKKTLWKYLSFSSLLLPVIAISCNVREAVDNTTYIKTFNHENFVKKNFLINSVKRVENDYESLLHSPLIKWSFNGKARYDSINNQFYQATSKYLTFNLAQRLKLYLKNDVILEFSNDSVNSSTNFTNSKSGIEQVFNSNDNNINSPLFFNSLKDAWKVEFDLRFDLPYVNNKGEKVNLNVNENDYWTSLQSKWDEVRLLFNNYGLKEPEKTDFNQSVSFELSDKNSNDSIENFLLNEIPNNLIFNPLPSNYENLFNGEYGKKVNQVYFTSPYVLHSNEFNKQIYLKNLNFASKKFVENNFKLNKIVFNFNPVPLDETTYQLQALEGFKQNLISEVDTRYLNYSQLNEINNLPALFNVTFATNIDSKSNPMKYFWNLDYLKNSDDEFTKKILFGIENSNEDKDNYFNIKRFQFRNILISLINPYSLIKLLDKTQYWNSLFPQATKLDGNDVDNYRDKVLFNYLDEINEIWTLFLTKDSLNKVNSYQFKENYEANILDLKESLKTKNFETLKKEFIELLNYFYELYQLNSTLKLNIDIPIFSNENTKEKNLYNEIAKIINSIDSRLNVSFFFADKNDKTNIFKYSTFIFDNSNFSSILTNFLFNNNDLTLLNNLILFRKNINVFKSINSLESASKNLNYIFDILDKYFDSSFWNQIFTNNILNDYLNSHKLDLNELRKKIISDLQTWSVRQQLDFINAFDYFIDSFVTNESYVQTNIYNREIIQIHFEKPLNDLGYTQYEDIDVIS, via the coding sequence ATGAAAAAAACATTATGAAAATATTTATCTTTTTCTTCTCTTTTACTACCTGTCATAGCAATTAGTTGCAATGTCAGAGAGGCAGTTGATAACACTACTTATATAAAAACTTTTAACCATGAAAATTTTGTGAAGAAAAATTTTCTTATTAATAGTGTAAAAAGAGTGGAAAATGATTATGAATCACTTCTCCATTCACCTTTAATTAAATGGAGTTTTAATGGCAAAGCTAGATATGATTCAATCAATAACCAATTCTATCAAGCCACTTCAAAATACTTAACATTCAATCTTGCTCAAAGATTAAAGCTTTATTTAAAAAATGACGTAATTTTGGAATTTAGTAATGATAGTGTTAACTCATCTACTAATTTCACAAATAGTAAAAGCGGAATAGAACAAGTTTTTAATTCAAATGATAACAATATTAATTCTCCTTTATTCTTTAATAGTTTAAAAGACGCATGAAAAGTAGAATTTGATTTAAGATTTGATCTTCCTTATGTTAATAATAAAGGTGAAAAAGTCAATTTGAATGTTAATGAAAATGATTACTGAACTTCTTTACAAAGTAAATGAGATGAAGTAAGATTATTATTTAATAATTATGGGTTAAAAGAACCAGAAAAAACTGACTTTAATCAATCAGTAAGTTTTGAATTAAGTGATAAAAATTCCAATGATTCAATTGAAAATTTTCTCCTAAATGAAATCCCTAATAATCTAATTTTTAATCCTTTACCTTCTAATTATGAAAACTTATTTAATGGCGAATATGGAAAAAAAGTAAATCAAGTTTATTTTACATCTCCATATGTTTTACATTCAAATGAATTTAATAAACAAATTTATCTTAAAAATTTAAATTTTGCATCTAAAAAATTTGTTGAAAACAATTTTAAATTAAATAAAATAGTTTTTAATTTTAACCCCGTTCCTTTAGATGAAACAACTTACCAATTGCAAGCTTTAGAAGGATTTAAACAAAATTTAATTTCTGAAGTTGACACGAGATATTTAAATTATTCTCAACTTAATGAGATAAATAATCTTCCTGCTCTTTTTAATGTAACTTTTGCAACAAATATTGATAGTAAAAGTAATCCTATGAAATATTTTTGAAATTTAGATTATTTAAAAAATTCTGATGATGAATTTACTAAAAAAATATTATTTGGAATAGAAAATTCTAATGAAGACAAAGATAATTACTTCAATATCAAAAGATTTCAATTTAGAAATATTTTAATCTCTTTAATCAACCCTTATTCTTTAATTAAATTGCTAGACAAAACACAATATTGAAATAGTTTATTTCCACAAGCAACTAAATTGGACGGAAATGATGTAGATAATTACAGAGATAAAGTTTTATTTAATTACTTAGATGAAATAAATGAAATTTGAACTTTATTTTTGACCAAAGATTCTTTAAATAAAGTGAATTCATATCAATTTAAAGAAAATTATGAAGCTAATATTTTAGATTTAAAAGAGAGTTTAAAAACAAAAAATTTTGAGACATTAAAAAAAGAATTTATTGAATTACTTAATTATTTTTATGAGTTATATCAATTGAATTCAACATTGAAGTTAAATATTGATATTCCTATATTTAGCAACGAAAATACTAAAGAAAAAAATTTATATAATGAAATAGCGAAAATTATTAATTCAATAGATAGTAGATTAAATGTTTCTTTCTTTTTTGCTGACAAAAACGATAAAACAAACATTTTCAAATATTCTACTTTTATCTTCGATAATTCAAATTTTAGTTCAATATTAACAAATTTTTTATTTAATAATAATGATTTAACTCTTTTAAACAACTTGATTCTATTTAGAAAAAATATTAATGTCTTTAAAAGTATAAATTCTTTAGAATCGGCAAGCAAAAACTTAAATTACATATTTGATATTTTAGATAAATATTTTGATTCTTCTTTTTGAAATCAAATTTTTACAAATAACATATTAAATGACTATTTAAATTCACACAAACTTGATTTAAATGAATTAAGAAAAAAAATAATTTCAGATTTACAAACTTGAAGTGTTAGACAGCAACTTGACTTCATTAATGCATTTGACTATTTTATAGATTCTTTTGTCACCAATGAATCTTATGTCCAAACTAACATTTATAATAGAGAAATTATTCAAATTCATTTTGAAAAACCTTTAAATGATTTAGGCTATACTCAATATGAAGATATCGACGTAATTAGTTAA
- a CDS encoding lipoprotein 17-related variable surface protein, protein MKSKKLTLLLSSLSVTAVLPFVAASCTNDVDDSKNKLEVELNQQVANLALTTTTPNATNAEVVANGSYGSNLDSTKYELVIEEAKAQNYRQVAIKAKVKDKATGTISKDGKNLVLDNLKLSESELDSLKSDLNVMLKSNKITAHDFIELGEGALSASKLEEVSKYVTITYSDFKEVSQTHYGATLKLVDKLFEDQTKSYELTFEKGALGAEEFAALAAKVTFSSEANAYELYRDGKDVVTAANVDESVTLAYVDDSFTHDSSTKKFKFKYKLTQKYSNPENISTEYEAEVVPASKALTSEEFDEIKAANVTVTLPEEKPTIEELTAAPQEKTVVNNSLTDYVSVEILRAEKLEDSSVNVTYKLKDVLVETAESAEYTVNFANLLTNAQRDLKNAEEATVVTYETATDQLRADELLLDKVTITAPEGYTVVDKAFMYTLENNKDQAIDEIDNGYKKVQFKLQKDDLTSSEFVVKELTTLKSSYEFIVTKLETVKKFMLVQSAAAKAYLSTLSDGALLDYDYVEVGIYDKPYNKDEPDAPRVKLFELSEEDKVKLSRSALTTFALNSTTNSDERGKVILVKDEEGNYSIKFKLGKYDRKPANIRIDNKYTTTTPVAFTVLTQEELEAKAQALKDTFGYENKETTPIADASADNVTKGEVDSGLTYALVSSSKNETTGTLSLTYKLTQTDSTNTTISSSEINVEITGFKTTNLSEKLEGVTVDYENKAETLPSAVEVNNFMLKRGEETVDLSTEGITVTKTVKAGTANNTQGTLTLVVTLTKDDQTFNKEYELTGFKQQGLDLAAIAEGLTLNLAAEANKTYLRADQVTDEQLTLTLDHADKDKVNLAITTKTPADGGNLTVTVTLTSKEDESQTHTKEFSLTGFSTLKAPQVKKAVDENSTTPAFNVTGGENAKNRIFSFFNATNKTRLLVALKNNTVIAKEIGGDINKKEMNLEISHPVGAITNGADIENMYFIDPTGKNTRKGFELVKKEDGVYAEFSLLEENQSPSNKLTIKEENKFSIKIFDLPTVEN, encoded by the coding sequence ATGAAATCGAAAAAACTAACTCTTTTATTATCATCTCTTTCAGTAACGGCGGTTTTACCATTCGTGGCTGCATCATGTACTAATGATGTGGATGATAGTAAAAATAAACTTGAGGTGGAATTAAATCAGCAGGTTGCTAATTTAGCCTTAACTACAACTACACCAAATGCAACAAATGCAGAAGTTGTTGCCAATGGTAGTTATGGAAGTAATTTAGATTCAACTAAATATGAATTAGTAATTGAAGAAGCAAAAGCACAAAACTATCGTCAAGTAGCAATTAAAGCCAAAGTTAAAGATAAGGCAACTGGAACAATTTCAAAAGATGGCAAGAATCTTGTTTTGGACAATTTAAAATTAAGTGAAAGTGAATTAGATTCTCTAAAATCTGATTTAAATGTTATGTTGAAATCAAATAAAATCACTGCACATGATTTTATTGAATTAGGAGAAGGTGCTTTAAGTGCTTCAAAATTAGAAGAAGTAAGTAAGTATGTAACAATTACTTATAGCGACTTTAAAGAAGTTAGTCAAACACATTATGGTGCAACTCTTAAATTAGTTGACAAACTTTTTGAAGATCAAACTAAATCATATGAATTAACCTTTGAAAAAGGTGCTTTAGGAGCAGAAGAATTTGCTGCTTTAGCTGCAAAAGTAACTTTTTCATCAGAAGCAAACGCTTATGAGCTTTATCGGGATGGCAAAGATGTAGTAACAGCAGCTAATGTTGATGAATCAGTTACATTAGCGTATGTTGATGATTCATTTACACATGATTCATCAACTAAAAAATTCAAATTTAAATATAAATTAACTCAAAAATATTCAAATCCAGAAAATATTTCAACTGAATATGAAGCAGAAGTTGTTCCAGCTTCAAAAGCTCTTACAAGCGAAGAATTTGATGAAATTAAAGCGGCAAATGTAACAGTTACTTTACCAGAAGAAAAACCAACAATTGAAGAATTAACAGCTGCTCCGCAAGAAAAAACAGTTGTAAATAATTCATTAACTGACTATGTTAGTGTTGAAATTCTAAGAGCAGAAAAATTAGAAGATTCATCTGTAAATGTGACTTATAAGTTAAAAGATGTTTTAGTTGAAACAGCTGAAAGTGCTGAATACACAGTTAATTTTGCTAATCTTTTAACTAATGCACAAAGAGATTTAAAAAATGCAGAAGAAGCTACAGTTGTAACATACGAAACTGCTACAGATCAATTAAGAGCAGATGAATTATTACTTGATAAAGTAACCATTACTGCTCCTGAAGGATATACAGTAGTTGATAAAGCTTTTATGTACACTTTAGAAAACAACAAAGATCAAGCTATAGATGAAATTGACAACGGATACAAAAAAGTTCAATTTAAACTTCAAAAAGATGATTTAACATCAAGTGAATTTGTTGTTAAAGAATTAACAACTTTAAAATCAAGTTATGAATTTATTGTTACTAAACTTGAAACAGTTAAGAAATTTATGCTTGTTCAAAGTGCAGCTGCTAAAGCATATTTAAGTACTTTAAGTGATGGTGCTTTACTTGACTATGATTATGTGGAAGTTGGCATTTATGACAAACCATATAATAAAGATGAGCCAGATGCGCCAAGAGTTAAATTATTTGAATTAAGTGAAGAAGATAAAGTAAAACTTTCAAGAAGCGCTTTAACAACATTTGCTCTTAACTCAACTACAAATTCAGATGAAAGAGGAAAAGTAATTTTAGTTAAAGATGAAGAAGGAAATTACTCAATTAAATTTAAATTAGGTAAATACGATAGAAAACCAGCCAATATTAGAATTGACAACAAATACACAACAACAACTCCAGTTGCTTTCACTGTACTTACACAAGAAGAACTGGAAGCAAAAGCACAAGCTTTAAAAGATACTTTTGGTTATGAAAACAAAGAAACTACACCAATTGCTGATGCAAGTGCAGACAATGTAACTAAAGGCGAAGTTGACTCAGGACTTACTTATGCACTAGTAAGTAGTAGTAAAAATGAAACAACCGGTACATTATCATTAACATACAAATTAACTCAAACAGATTCAACAAACACCACAATTTCATCAAGTGAAATTAATGTTGAAATTACAGGCTTCAAAACCACTAATTTAAGTGAAAAATTAGAAGGTGTAACAGTTGATTATGAAAACAAGGCTGAAACTTTGCCTTCAGCAGTTGAAGTAAATAACTTCATGCTTAAAAGAGGTGAAGAAACTGTTGATTTATCAACAGAAGGTATCACTGTTACTAAAACAGTTAAAGCAGGAACAGCAAATAATACTCAAGGTACTTTAACTTTAGTTGTAACCCTTACTAAAGATGATCAAACTTTTAATAAAGAATATGAATTGACAGGATTTAAACAACAAGGTCTTGATTTAGCAGCAATTGCTGAAGGCTTAACTCTTAACTTGGCAGCTGAAGCAAATAAAACTTACTTAAGAGCAGATCAAGTAACTGATGAACAATTAACTCTAACTTTAGACCATGCAGATAAAGATAAAGTTAATTTAGCAATTACAACCAAAACACCAGCCGACGGTGGAAATTTAACAGTTACAGTTACTTTAACAAGTAAAGAAGATGAATCACAAACTCATACTAAAGAATTTAGTTTAACTGGATTTTCAACACTTAAAGCTCCACAAGTTAAAAAAGCAGTTGATGAGAATTCAACAACTCCAGCATTTAATGTGACAGGCGGAGAAAATGCGAAAAATAGAATTTTTAGCTTCTTTAATGCAACTAATAAAACAAGATTACTTGTAGCTCTAAAAAATAACACAGTAATTGCAAAAGAAATAGGTGGTGACATTAATAAAAAAGAAATGAACTTAGAAATAAGTCATCCTGTTGGTGCTATTACAAATGGTGCAGACATAGAAAACATGTACTTTATTGATCCAACTGGAAAAAATACCCGTAAAGGTTTTGAACTTGTTAAAAAAGAAGATGGTGTTTATGCAGAATTTTCATTATTAGAAGAAAATCAATCACCATCAAATAAATTAACTATTAAAGAAGAAAACAAATTCTCAATTAAAATATTTGATTTACCAACAGTAGAAAACTAA
- the tuf gene encoding elongation factor Tu, which translates to MAKLDFNRSKEHVNIGTIGHVDHGKTTLTAAIATVLAKKGLAEARDYASIDNAPEEKARGITINTSHIEYETEARHYAHVDCPGHADYIKNMITGAAQMDGAILVVAATDGPMPQTREHILLSKQVGVPRMVVFLNKCDMLKSADDEEMLELVEMEIRDLLSKYGFDGDNTPIIRGSAKEALEGKAEYEDKIMELMNAVDTYIETPVKEFDKPFLMAVEDVFTITGRGTVATGRVERGKLSLNEEVEIVGLKPTKKTVVTGMEMFRKNLKEVQAGDNAGLLLRGVEKSQIERGQVLAKPGSIIPHTEFKAAIYVLTKEEGGRHTPFFKNYKPQFYFRTTDVTGGVEFEAGREMVTPGENVDLTVKLIAPIAVEEGTKFSIREGGHTVGYGNVTQIIK; encoded by the coding sequence ATGGCAAAATTAGATTTTAATCGTAGTAAAGAACACGTTAATATCGGTACAATTGGTCACGTTGACCACGGTAAAACTACTTTAACCGCTGCTATTGCTACAGTATTAGCCAAAAAAGGTTTAGCTGAAGCTCGTGACTATGCATCTATCGATAATGCACCAGAAGAAAAAGCACGTGGTATTACAATTAACACATCACACATCGAATATGAAACAGAAGCACGTCACTATGCTCACGTTGACTGTCCTGGTCACGCTGACTACATCAAAAACATGATTACCGGTGCTGCTCAAATGGACGGAGCTATCTTAGTTGTTGCTGCAACAGATGGTCCTATGCCTCAAACACGTGAACACATTCTTCTTTCTAAACAAGTTGGTGTTCCTCGTATGGTTGTTTTCTTAAACAAATGCGACATGCTTAAAAGTGCAGATGACGAAGAAATGCTTGAATTAGTTGAAATGGAAATTCGTGACTTATTAAGCAAATACGGTTTTGATGGTGACAACACACCTATTATTCGTGGATCAGCTAAAGAAGCTTTAGAAGGTAAAGCTGAATACGAAGACAAAATTATGGAATTAATGAATGCTGTTGACACATACATTGAAACTCCAGTTAAAGAATTCGATAAACCATTCTTAATGGCTGTTGAAGACGTTTTCACAATTACAGGTCGTGGTACAGTTGCTACAGGACGTGTTGAACGTGGAAAATTATCTCTTAACGAAGAAGTTGAAATCGTTGGTTTAAAACCTACTAAAAAAACTGTTGTTACAGGTATGGAAATGTTCCGTAAAAACCTTAAAGAAGTTCAAGCTGGTGACAATGCTGGTTTATTACTTCGTGGTGTTGAAAAATCACAAATCGAACGTGGACAAGTTCTTGCTAAACCAGGTTCAATCATTCCTCACACAGAATTCAAAGCTGCAATTTATGTTTTAACTAAAGAAGAAGGTGGACGTCACACTCCATTCTTTAAAAACTACAAACCTCAATTCTACTTCCGTACCACAGACGTTACCGGTGGAGTTGAATTTGAAGCTGGACGTGAAATGGTTACACCAGGAGAAAACGTTGACTTAACAGTTAAATTAATTGCTCCTATCGCGGTTGAAGAAGGAACTAAATTCTCTATTCGTGAAGGTGGACACACCGTTGGTTATGGAAACGTAACACAAATTATTAAATAA